Proteins from a single region of Bacteroidales bacterium:
- a CDS encoding acyl-CoA thioesterase, translating to MDFEYHLSVRGYELDSYNHVNNAVYLNYFEQARWDIMKKTGLLEKFQKEELMMVVTDIHIRYSREACLFDNLMIKTNIKFSGPYVIFVHKMINTDSGIKISSSEVKLIPIDKTRTPCSIPEYFETLIHKYQKS from the coding sequence ATGGATTTTGAATATCATTTATCGGTCAGAGGTTATGAGCTTGATTCATATAATCATGTTAACAATGCTGTGTATCTGAATTATTTTGAACAAGCTCGCTGGGATATCATGAAAAAAACCGGCCTGTTGGAAAAGTTTCAAAAAGAAGAGCTGATGATGGTTGTAACTGATATTCATATCAGGTATTCCCGTGAGGCTTGTCTTTTTGACAACCTGATGATTAAAACAAATATTAAGTTTAGCGGGCCCTATGTGATATTTGTACATAAAATGATTAATACAGATTCAGGAATTAAAATCTCATCCTCTGAAGTTAAACTAATACCCATTGATAAAACCAGAACACCCTGCAGCATTCCTGAATATTTTGAAACATTGATACATAAATATCAGAAATCTTGA
- a CDS encoding radical SAM protein, which translates to MKFKLIYPKWEKLEGQTTFNLPPHGPVVMAAALPEDVEINFIDENVDTLTYDDDADLIGISMMLTGQIKRGWEIAAEYRQRGKKVIFGGISTMLHAEETLQYADSIFLGEVEGRLDKVFDDFKNNKLQKVYNYMTENPDINLVGPARRSILNDEKYYHKGLRMVDLFHASRGCKYNCYPCAVAYLGGKKFRPRPIERVVEELATINNNRLFIVDNSLAQDKQWELDLFREMIPFKKKWCSHPIEDDDEVLDLAAQAGAWFVYQAVFDTSDYIRNRVKRYHDHGIAVEGTILLGTDDHTEDDIKRLIDFLLEINLDLAEFTVLTPFPHTKAYDDLLRQNRIIDFDWNHYNAGKVVINPKHMSPERLQELYHYAWDTFYKEETQAEKMFKLFRSVIMKEIADGTYKPIREEIANNSFGKKIKR; encoded by the coding sequence ATGAAATTTAAACTAATTTACCCTAAATGGGAAAAACTTGAAGGACAGACTACATTTAACCTCCCGCCTCATGGGCCGGTTGTGATGGCCGCAGCATTGCCAGAAGATGTTGAAATTAACTTTATTGATGAAAATGTTGATACGTTGACTTATGATGATGACGCGGATTTGATTGGCATCTCAATGATGCTTACAGGGCAGATTAAAAGAGGCTGGGAAATAGCCGCAGAATATCGTCAAAGAGGCAAGAAAGTTATTTTTGGAGGGATTTCAACCATGCTGCATGCAGAGGAAACCCTGCAATATGCAGACTCTATTTTCCTGGGAGAAGTTGAAGGGCGCCTTGACAAGGTTTTTGATGATTTCAAAAACAATAAGCTTCAGAAAGTGTACAATTACATGACTGAAAACCCCGATATAAATCTTGTCGGGCCTGCCAGAAGAAGTATTTTGAATGATGAAAAGTATTATCATAAAGGACTACGTATGGTTGACCTTTTTCACGCTTCGAGAGGGTGTAAATACAATTGTTACCCATGCGCGGTTGCCTATTTAGGAGGTAAAAAGTTTCGTCCTCGCCCGATAGAAAGGGTTGTGGAAGAACTTGCAACCATTAATAATAACCGATTGTTCATAGTTGATAACTCCCTGGCGCAGGATAAACAATGGGAATTAGATCTTTTTCGTGAGATGATACCCTTTAAGAAAAAATGGTGTTCTCACCCGATAGAAGATGATGATGAAGTGCTTGACCTTGCCGCACAGGCCGGGGCATGGTTTGTTTATCAGGCAGTGTTCGATACTTCCGATTATATCCGGAACAGAGTGAAAAGATACCACGACCATGGCATTGCCGTTGAAGGAACCATTTTGCTCGGAACAGACGACCATACAGAAGACGATATTAAACGCCTGATAGATTTCTTATTGGAAATAAACCTCGACCTTGCTGAGTTTACGGTCCTTACACCATTTCCGCATACCAAGGCTTATGACGACCTGCTAAGACAAAACCGCATCATCGATTTCGACTGGAATCACTACAATGCAGGAAAAGTTGTTATTAACCCCAAACACATGTCCCCCGAACGCCTTCAGGAATTGTACCATTATGCCTGGGATACTTTTTATAAAGAAGAAACACAGGCCGAAAAAATGTTCAAATTATTCCGTTCTGTAATTATGAAAGAAATTGCTGACGGAACGTATAAACCTATACGTGAAGAAATTGCTAACAATAGCTTTGGAAAGAAGATAAAAAGATAA
- a CDS encoding NAD(P)/FAD-dependent oxidoreductase — protein sequence MGKYDVVIIGSGLSGLQCGYILSKEGYNVCILEQHSQIGGCLQNFKRDNCVFDTGIHYIGSLDEGQVLNKYFKYFELMQNLKLKRMDENSFDVISFDGDPQEYRYAMGHKRFADTLTQYFPKEKNAIHTYLEKIKNICEHFPLYNISNDALNLPEMSFFYENAYIYIQNITKDVKLQKVLAGINPLYAGVKEKTPLYVHALVNNSFIESTWRIVDGSSQVADILASKIKLNGGTIITNNRVTNFIFNNSDELIAVKLGNNEIVEGKTFISTIHPVNTIKMIDEKYLRYVYRKRINSLENTISNFTVYIVCQPDSLEYLNYNHYYYINDNVWISETSTDFKWPGNFLLITPATSASTKYASNAMIMTYMHMDEVKKWEHTQERNRGLEYLEFKKERAESLLDLVERKFPGFRKCIKKYYTSTPLTYRDYTGTVDGSMYGILKDSNDPIKTLISPRTKIPNLYLAGQNIILHGVLGVTIGSITTCSELLGMKYLVKSINDAC from the coding sequence GTGGGAAAGTACGACGTAGTGATTATTGGAAGCGGCCTGAGTGGGCTTCAATGCGGGTATATTTTGAGCAAAGAAGGATATAATGTTTGTATTTTGGAGCAACATTCTCAGATTGGGGGTTGTCTGCAGAATTTCAAAAGGGATAATTGTGTTTTCGATACGGGTATCCATTACATTGGCAGCCTGGACGAAGGCCAGGTATTGAATAAATATTTTAAGTATTTTGAGCTGATGCAAAATCTTAAACTGAAAAGAATGGATGAAAATTCGTTTGATGTCATTTCTTTTGATGGAGACCCTCAGGAATATCGTTACGCCATGGGACATAAGCGTTTTGCAGATACACTGACGCAATATTTCCCTAAAGAGAAGAACGCCATTCATACTTATCTTGAAAAAATTAAAAATATTTGTGAACATTTCCCATTATATAACATTTCTAATGATGCGCTGAATCTGCCGGAGATGAGTTTTTTTTATGAGAATGCATATATTTATATTCAAAATATTACTAAGGATGTGAAACTTCAAAAAGTTTTGGCGGGGATAAACCCTCTATACGCTGGAGTGAAAGAAAAAACCCCCCTGTATGTTCATGCTTTGGTTAACAATTCATTTATTGAAAGTACGTGGCGCATTGTGGATGGTAGTTCTCAGGTTGCCGACATACTCGCAAGTAAAATCAAGTTAAACGGGGGCACCATCATAACAAATAACAGGGTTACAAATTTTATTTTTAATAATAGTGATGAACTTATTGCTGTCAAACTTGGGAATAATGAAATTGTCGAAGGCAAAACTTTTATTTCAACTATTCACCCTGTGAATACAATCAAAATGATTGATGAAAAGTATTTAAGGTACGTTTATCGCAAGCGAATTAATTCCCTTGAAAACACTATTTCCAATTTTACAGTGTATATTGTTTGTCAGCCAGATTCTCTGGAATATTTAAATTATAATCACTATTATTACATTAATGATAATGTCTGGATATCAGAAACTTCAACGGATTTTAAATGGCCGGGCAACTTTTTGCTTATAACCCCTGCAACTTCTGCTAGTACAAAGTATGCAAGCAATGCAATGATTATGACTTATATGCATATGGATGAAGTAAAAAAATGGGAACATACTCAAGAAAGAAACCGGGGGCTTGAATATCTTGAATTTAAAAAAGAAAGAGCAGAATCCTTACTAGATTTGGTGGAAAGGAAATTCCCGGGTTTCAGGAAATGCATCAAGAAATATTATACGTCAACACCACTTACATACCGGGATTATACAGGTACCGTTGACGGCTCAATGTATGGAATTTTGAAAGATAGCAACGACCCTATAAAAACACTTATTTCTCCGAGAACAAAAATCCCCAATCTATATTTGGCAGGACAAAATATTATATTACACGGGGTGTTGGGAGTAACTATTGGTTCCATAACTACCTGTTCGGAATTGCTGGGCATGAAGTACCTTGTAAAAAGTATTAATGATGCTTGTTAA
- a CDS encoding enoyl-CoA hydratase/isomerase family protein — translation MKREANYIIEKQGCIAVILINNPPQNFILTPEFIPVHRIRKIADEKDIKGMVISGSGRHFSAGAGLDELFILASNENKLNQEMGKGMELLTAISNLNIPVIAAVSGACFGGGLEIALSCHMRFSTPTAVFAFPEVLNNLMPGLGGIFRINKKIGTSLSVQTLLSGDIISAEKALSIGVVDNIPGKNVLEFSVNYLQQLLDSKPKEVIVSIMEALANAATLPMEDALRAETRLFCQLAAKEIERRKK, via the coding sequence TTGAAACGGGAAGCGAATTATATCATTGAAAAACAAGGTTGCATAGCGGTAATACTGATAAACAACCCTCCTCAGAATTTTATTTTGACTCCGGAGTTTATCCCTGTTCATCGGATAAGAAAGATAGCTGATGAAAAAGATATCAAGGGTATGGTTATTTCGGGTTCCGGCAGGCATTTTTCTGCAGGTGCCGGCCTTGATGAATTATTTATACTTGCATCAAATGAAAACAAATTAAATCAAGAGATGGGTAAAGGTATGGAATTGCTTACCGCTATATCCAATCTGAACATACCTGTTATAGCGGCTGTCAGCGGAGCATGCTTTGGAGGAGGGCTTGAAATAGCATTATCCTGTCATATGCGTTTTTCAACACCTACGGCAGTTTTTGCATTTCCTGAAGTTCTTAACAATCTTATGCCTGGACTGGGAGGCATATTCAGGATTAACAAAAAAATCGGCACATCACTTTCCGTGCAGACATTATTATCCGGAGATATTATTAGTGCAGAGAAAGCTCTATCTATTGGTGTTGTAGATAACATCCCCGGGAAAAATGTTCTTGAATTTTCTGTTAACTATTTGCAACAATTGCTTGATAGTAAGCCCAAAGAAGTTATTGTGTCTATAATGGAAGCTCTTGCTAACGCGGCAACACTTCCGATGGAAGATGCGCTGCGTGCGGAAACCAGATTGTTCTGCCAACTGGCAGCCAAAGAAATTGAACGAAGAAAAAAATAA